A region from the Rheinheimera mangrovi genome encodes:
- a CDS encoding glycosyltransferase family 32 protein: protein MLKPHPMVIPKVIHYVWVGHAPKTELALRCIASWKKFLPDYEIIEWNNERLAALNNRYAHEAFAAKKWAFVSDYLRLYALHQFGGFYFDTDLELTADLEPFRHHHFVTGFENFKGRTAPVTAMMGAAPANAIIGHLLGAYDAKSFYKADGSEDLTPNTGLISDLFARDFGLLKPYRGDQLYKLSADAVIYPSHYFCTPEAGKENFSIHHFNGSWFEEYSRKLLVYLAGYQLLRLKRNKVRTGELPLKKGERKIALLELSSRYSLLLLKSAA, encoded by the coding sequence ATGTTGAAACCGCATCCTATGGTTATTCCAAAAGTTATTCATTACGTCTGGGTTGGTCACGCCCCAAAAACAGAATTGGCTTTACGCTGTATTGCCAGTTGGAAAAAGTTTTTACCTGATTATGAAATCATTGAATGGAATAATGAACGTCTTGCTGCCCTGAACAACCGTTATGCTCATGAAGCTTTTGCCGCAAAAAAATGGGCTTTTGTATCAGATTATCTGCGTTTGTATGCTTTGCATCAGTTTGGTGGTTTTTACTTTGATACCGATTTAGAGTTGACCGCAGATTTGGAACCATTCCGACATCACCATTTTGTCACTGGTTTTGAGAATTTTAAAGGGCGAACAGCCCCTGTGACCGCTATGATGGGAGCTGCGCCAGCTAATGCCATTATTGGACATTTGCTTGGTGCGTACGATGCAAAATCTTTTTATAAAGCAGATGGATCGGAGGACTTAACGCCCAATACCGGGCTCATCAGCGATTTATTTGCCAGAGACTTTGGTTTGCTTAAACCTTATCGCGGAGACCAGTTGTACAAGCTTTCTGCTGATGCAGTGATTTATCCAAGTCATTACTTCTGCACACCGGAAGCAGGTAAAGAAAACTTTAGTATCCATCATTTTAATGGCTCCTGGTTTGAAGAATACAGCAGAAAACTACTGGTTTATCTGGCTGGTTATCAGTTGCTGCGCTTAAAGCGTAATAAGGTCCGCACCGGAGAGTTACCGTTAAAAAAGGGGGAAAGAAAAATAGCTTTGCTAGAGCTAAGTTCGCGATATAGCTTATTACTGCTTAAATCTGCGGCCTGA
- the dusA gene encoding tRNA dihydrouridine(20/20a) synthase DusA — MTSSNTTRSKPVIMDHRFSIAPMLDWTDRHCRYFHRLLSEHAVLYTEMVTTGAIIYGQGDYLAFNEEEHPVVVQLGGSDPKDMAHSAKLCQERGYDAININVGCPSDRVQNGMFGACLMAKPELVAACIQEMRSVVDIPVTVKSRIGIDDQDSYQFLVDFVGTIAESGCNQFIVHARKAWLSGLSPKENREIPPLDYERVYQLKKDFPQLDISLNGGVKTLEDCLMHLQHVDGVMVGREAYSNPLMLAQIDAAIYNNPRTVPTPHQVVELMLPYIEQQMAQGARFWHIARHMLGLFQGVPGARLWRRHLSEIGHLPTSGPQVMLDALKKVPQL, encoded by the coding sequence ATGACCAGTTCGAATACTACCCGTTCAAAGCCTGTAATTATGGATCACCGTTTCTCCATTGCCCCTATGCTGGATTGGACGGACAGGCATTGCCGCTATTTTCATCGCTTGTTATCTGAGCACGCTGTGCTTTATACCGAAATGGTCACCACAGGCGCCATCATTTATGGTCAGGGCGATTATCTGGCGTTTAATGAAGAAGAGCATCCTGTTGTAGTGCAGTTGGGTGGTTCTGATCCTAAAGATATGGCGCATAGCGCTAAGCTTTGTCAGGAAAGGGGTTACGACGCTATTAATATCAACGTGGGGTGCCCGTCAGACAGAGTGCAAAACGGTATGTTTGGCGCTTGCCTGATGGCCAAACCTGAATTGGTGGCTGCCTGTATCCAAGAAATGCGCTCTGTGGTGGATATTCCTGTCACGGTAAAAAGCCGTATAGGTATTGATGATCAGGACAGCTATCAGTTTTTAGTAGACTTTGTCGGCACTATTGCAGAATCTGGCTGTAATCAGTTTATTGTTCATGCCCGAAAAGCCTGGCTAAGTGGTTTAAGCCCTAAAGAGAACCGCGAAATTCCGCCACTGGATTACGAACGGGTGTATCAGCTGAAAAAAGATTTCCCGCAGTTAGATATCTCTCTTAATGGCGGTGTGAAAACACTAGAAGATTGTTTAATGCACTTACAGCATGTCGATGGTGTGATGGTGGGTCGCGAAGCTTACAGCAACCCATTGATGCTGGCGCAAATTGATGCCGCCATTTATAACAACCCCCGTACTGTACCAACGCCACATCAGGTGGTTGAACTGATGTTGCCTTATATAGAGCAGCAAATGGCGCAGGGCGCACGTTTTTGGCATATAGCACGGCATATGTTGGGGTTATTTCAGGGGGTACCAGGCGCCCGTTTATGGCGGCGGCATTTAAGTGAAATTGGTCACCTGCCGACCAGTGGTCCACAAGTCATGTTGGACGCGCTAAAAAAGGTGCCACAGCTATAG
- a CDS encoding PspC domain-containing protein: MSIGRDKSAWFVNKAKRKISGVCAGFAAFYEQPIWLVRAVVVLLAFCFPVAVVVAYIAAALILPERWVY, encoded by the coding sequence ATGAGTATAGGTAGAGACAAAAGCGCCTGGTTTGTGAACAAGGCCAAACGTAAAATTTCAGGTGTGTGCGCAGGTTTTGCGGCTTTTTATGAGCAACCCATCTGGTTAGTCCGCGCTGTTGTGGTATTGCTGGCGTTCTGTTTTCCGGTTGCTGTAGTGGTAGCTTATATCGCAGCTGCGTTAATACTGCCAGAACGTTGGGTGTACTAA
- the prmA gene encoding 50S ribosomal protein L11 methyltransferase, which yields MPWIQLRVNSTEKQAEQVSDMLMSWGAQAVSFVDAKDTPIYEPMPGEVLYWENTVVVGLFDAEHKMDKVVRQLEKAAIFKNGVQYKLEQLEDKDWEREWMDNFHPIRFGQRLWVCPSWRDIPDPTAVNVMLDPGLAFGTGTHPTTALCMEWLDAQELSQSLVVDFGCGSGILGIAALKLGAKRVVGIDIDPQAIESSLANATRNGVEQQIELYLPKDQPASLQADVVVANILAGPLAQLSGIISAYVKPGGLLALSGILESQAQSVIDAYAAEFEFDPVAVKEEWVRLTARKKV from the coding sequence ATGCCATGGATCCAATTACGCGTAAACAGCACTGAGAAACAGGCCGAGCAGGTCAGCGATATGCTGATGAGCTGGGGCGCACAAGCTGTCAGTTTTGTAGACGCCAAAGACACCCCTATTTACGAACCTATGCCGGGTGAAGTCTTGTACTGGGAAAATACTGTGGTGGTGGGTCTGTTTGATGCTGAACATAAAATGGACAAAGTAGTTCGCCAGTTGGAAAAAGCTGCCATTTTCAAAAACGGTGTGCAATACAAACTGGAACAACTGGAAGACAAAGACTGGGAAAGAGAATGGATGGATAACTTCCACCCTATTCGTTTTGGCCAAAGATTATGGGTCTGCCCAAGCTGGCGCGACATTCCGGATCCAACAGCCGTCAATGTGATGCTCGACCCTGGCTTGGCTTTTGGTACCGGCACTCACCCAACTACGGCGCTTTGTATGGAATGGCTGGATGCGCAGGAATTGTCGCAAAGTTTAGTGGTCGATTTTGGTTGTGGCTCAGGCATTTTAGGTATTGCAGCATTAAAGCTAGGCGCTAAGCGTGTGGTCGGTATAGATATTGACCCTCAAGCTATTGAATCCAGTCTGGCCAACGCCACCCGTAACGGTGTAGAGCAACAAATTGAGCTGTATTTGCCGAAGGATCAACCTGCTTCATTACAAGCCGATGTAGTGGTGGCCAATATTCTGGCCGGCCCATTAGCTCAGCTTTCCGGCATTATCAGTGCTTACGTCAAACCTGGTGGCTTACTGGCGCTGTCCGGTATTCTGGAAAGTCAGGCTCAGTCGGTGATCGATGCTTACGCGGCAGAATTTGAGTTTGACCCGGTAGCAGTCAAAGAAGAATGGGTGCGCTTAACGGCGCGGAAGAAAGTTTAA
- the accC gene encoding acetyl-CoA carboxylase biotin carboxylase subunit, translating into MLEKVLIANRGEIALRILRACKELGIKTVAVHSTVDRNLKHVLLADETICIGPAPSPQSYLNIPALIAAAEVTNAQAIHPGYGFLAERADFAQQVEESGLVFIGPRPESIRLMGDKVSAIEAMKKAGVPCVPGSDGAVGDDDEVNKAIAKRIGYPIIVKAAGGGGGRGMRVVRSEAELVESIAMTKNEAGAAFGNDMVYMEKFLENPRHIEIQVLADGQGNAIHLGERDCSMQRRHQKVVEEAPAPGITQELRDFIGGRCVQACIDLNYRGAGTFEFLFEDGEFYFIEMNTRIQVEHPVTEMITGVDLIKEQLRIASGMPLSIKQSDIVIRGHAVECRINAEDAKTFIPSPGTITRFHPPGGNGVRWDSHIYADYTVPPNYDSMVGKLITYGENRDIAIARMRNALSELLVGGIKTNIELHKLIMTDENFNKGGTNIHYLEHKLGLK; encoded by the coding sequence ATGCTAGAAAAAGTACTGATCGCCAACCGGGGTGAAATTGCACTGCGTATTTTACGTGCGTGTAAAGAACTCGGTATCAAAACGGTAGCTGTGCACTCCACAGTTGACCGTAATCTGAAACACGTGCTGCTGGCTGACGAGACCATTTGTATTGGTCCTGCGCCATCACCACAAAGTTACTTAAACATTCCTGCGCTAATTGCTGCAGCTGAAGTCACCAATGCCCAGGCTATTCACCCTGGTTATGGTTTCTTAGCTGAACGCGCTGACTTTGCTCAGCAAGTGGAAGAAAGTGGTCTGGTGTTTATCGGCCCACGTCCTGAGTCTATCCGTTTAATGGGTGACAAAGTTTCTGCCATTGAAGCCATGAAAAAAGCCGGTGTACCTTGTGTGCCAGGCTCTGACGGCGCTGTAGGCGACGACGATGAAGTCAACAAAGCCATAGCTAAACGTATCGGTTATCCGATTATTGTTAAAGCGGCCGGTGGCGGTGGTGGTCGTGGTATGCGTGTGGTTCGTAGCGAAGCTGAATTGGTCGAATCTATTGCGATGACCAAAAACGAAGCAGGCGCTGCTTTTGGTAATGACATGGTGTACATGGAGAAATTCCTGGAAAACCCACGTCATATCGAAATTCAGGTGTTGGCTGACGGTCAGGGCAATGCCATTCACTTAGGTGAACGTGATTGCTCTATGCAACGTCGTCACCAAAAAGTAGTGGAAGAAGCACCAGCTCCGGGTATTACTCAGGAACTGCGTGATTTTATCGGTGGTCGTTGTGTGCAGGCTTGTATCGACCTGAACTACCGTGGTGCTGGTACCTTCGAATTCCTGTTTGAAGACGGCGAGTTCTATTTCATTGAAATGAACACCCGTATTCAGGTAGAGCACCCTGTGACCGAAATGATCACTGGTGTCGACTTAATTAAAGAACAGCTGCGCATCGCCTCTGGCATGCCGCTGAGCATTAAACAGTCTGACATTGTGATCCGTGGTCATGCTGTGGAATGCCGTATCAACGCTGAAGATGCCAAGACCTTTATTCCGTCACCAGGCACCATCACCCGCTTCCACCCACCAGGTGGCAACGGTGTGCGTTGGGATTCGCATATCTATGCAGACTACACAGTGCCGCCAAACTACGATTCAATGGTCGGCAAGCTGATCACTTACGGTGAAAACCGTGATATCGCTATAGCCCGTATGCGTAACGCATTAAGCGAACTGCTGGTCGGTGGCATCAAAACCAATATCGAACTGCATAAGCTGATTATGACAGACGAGAATTTCAATAAAGGTGGAACTAACATCCACTATTTGGAACATAAACTCGGCCTGAAATAA
- the accB gene encoding acetyl-CoA carboxylase biotin carboxyl carrier protein, whose product MDIRKIKKLIELLEESGINELEITEGEESVRISRNGPVQQYAPMHYAAAPMQQAPAAAPAVAAAPAEAAKPVITGHQMRSPMVGSFYRAASPTSKAFVEVGQSVKVGDTLCIIEAMKMMNQIQSDKAGVVTQILVENGEPVEFDQPLFVIE is encoded by the coding sequence ATGGATATCAGAAAAATTAAAAAATTGATCGAACTGCTGGAAGAGTCAGGCATTAACGAGCTTGAAATTACCGAAGGCGAAGAGTCCGTTCGTATCAGCCGCAATGGCCCGGTACAGCAATATGCGCCAATGCATTATGCTGCTGCGCCAATGCAACAAGCTCCTGCTGCAGCCCCAGCTGTTGCCGCGGCTCCTGCTGAAGCTGCCAAACCTGTCATCACAGGCCACCAGATGCGTTCTCCTATGGTAGGTTCGTTCTACCGCGCTGCGTCTCCAACTTCAAAAGCTTTTGTTGAAGTGGGCCAAAGCGTCAAAGTAGGCGACACCCTTTGTATTATCGAAGCGATGAAAATGATGAACCAGATCCAGTCTGACAAGGCCGGTGTGGTGACACAAATTCTGGTAGAAAACGGCGAGCCGGTTGAGTTTGACCAGCCATTATTTGTGATCGAATAA
- the aroQ gene encoding type II 3-dehydroquinate dehydratase — MSTNLRILLLNGPNLNMLGKREPQIYGAATLPQIVDGLTAHAKELNVTLTHLQSNAEYELINAIQQSLGQQDFIIINPGAYTHTSVAIRDALLAVAIPFIEVHLSNVHAREEFRRHSYLSDIAKGVICGLGAKGYHYALESAVSSLSTIPSN; from the coding sequence ATGTCTACAAACTTACGTATTTTGCTGCTCAACGGCCCTAACTTAAATATGTTAGGCAAACGTGAGCCTCAAATTTATGGTGCCGCGACTTTACCGCAAATAGTGGATGGCTTAACTGCTCACGCCAAGGAACTGAATGTTACTTTGACTCATCTGCAATCCAATGCCGAATATGAGCTCATCAATGCGATTCAGCAAAGCTTAGGACAACAGGACTTTATTATTATCAACCCGGGCGCTTATACCCATACCAGCGTAGCCATTCGTGACGCACTGCTGGCCGTGGCTATCCCTTTTATTGAAGTGCATTTGTCCAATGTACATGCCCGTGAAGAATTCCGTCGTCACTCGTATTTATCCGATATCGCCAAAGGTGTGATTTGTGGTTTGGGGGCCAAAGGCTACCACTACGCACTGGAATCGGCGGTGTCGTCCTTATCAACCATTCCATCAAATTAA
- a CDS encoding protein-disulfide reductase DsbD: MIKSFLFSLLLCLSFISQAQSTNALAALQQGSQFLPVEQAFVMDFRQQENKLQVSFTIADGYYLYKDKFKFAGVDTAFSHPQYPKGVMIHDEYYQDSEVYFHQVVLDIPLSQIGKEAMLKLRYQGCAEAGLCYPVQTLEIPLIAPEGAASEKATTTSASTADTAAALGIVDNSAANTSTPSTAPVSEQLQLLDKLQTDSTLKALFLFFLLGLGLAFTPCVFPMYPILTSIIVGQGQQLSGKRAFSLSMAYVQGMAISYSLLGLLVASLGLQFQTYFQHPIVLVAISILFVALALAMFGVFTLSLPEKWQNKVTSLSNKQQGGSIKGAALMGLLSGLVASPCTTAPLTAALLYVAQSGDLALGALTLYILSMGMGLPLLILGSTGGKFLPKAGAWMDVVKASFGFLLLAVPVWLLSRFLPAYVVVIAATLVLLMLAVYLHRLSQQLSAGTTGQSVSWMLALVIVLGTTGANLWYWLPGTTVAPVAGQGVVTQNTEFKLVKTLDELQQEVKKSADAGKPVLVDLFAEWCVACKEFEHITFADGEVKGLMAQFTLIKVDVTHATDQDQQLLDHFQVLGLPTLLLFDKNGSELTQSRITGFMGPKDFSAHLGPILQ, encoded by the coding sequence GTGATTAAGAGTTTTTTATTTAGCCTGCTGCTGTGTTTGTCTTTTATAAGTCAGGCCCAAAGCACCAACGCACTGGCCGCCCTGCAGCAAGGTTCGCAGTTTCTGCCGGTAGAACAGGCTTTTGTGATGGATTTCCGCCAGCAGGAAAACAAGTTGCAGGTTAGCTTTACCATAGCGGACGGCTATTACCTGTATAAAGACAAGTTTAAGTTTGCTGGCGTTGATACCGCCTTTTCTCATCCGCAATATCCAAAAGGTGTGATGATCCACGACGAGTATTATCAAGATTCAGAAGTCTATTTCCATCAGGTGGTGCTGGATATTCCACTGAGCCAAATTGGCAAAGAAGCTATGCTCAAGCTGAGGTACCAGGGCTGTGCTGAAGCAGGTTTGTGTTACCCGGTGCAAACGCTGGAAATTCCTTTGATAGCGCCTGAAGGCGCGGCTTCAGAAAAAGCAACTACAACTAGCGCCAGCACTGCAGATACTGCAGCAGCTTTAGGTATAGTGGATAACTCTGCTGCGAATACTTCAACACCTTCTACAGCTCCTGTTTCAGAACAGCTGCAACTATTAGATAAACTACAAACCGACAGCACCCTCAAAGCTTTGTTTTTGTTTTTCCTGCTGGGTTTAGGTTTGGCCTTTACGCCTTGTGTTTTCCCTATGTATCCCATTTTAACCAGCATTATTGTAGGGCAAGGCCAGCAATTATCCGGTAAACGGGCTTTTAGTTTGTCTATGGCTTATGTGCAGGGTATGGCCATTAGCTACTCATTATTGGGTTTATTGGTCGCAAGCTTAGGTTTGCAGTTCCAGACCTACTTTCAGCACCCTATAGTCCTGGTTGCCATCAGCATTTTATTTGTCGCTTTGGCTTTGGCTATGTTTGGCGTCTTTACCTTAAGCCTGCCGGAGAAATGGCAAAACAAAGTAACTAGCTTAAGCAACAAACAACAAGGTGGCAGCATTAAAGGCGCGGCTTTGATGGGTTTGTTATCAGGTTTAGTCGCCTCTCCTTGCACTACGGCACCACTGACAGCTGCACTTTTGTATGTAGCTCAGTCTGGCGATTTAGCTTTGGGCGCTTTAACGCTCTATATCCTAAGCATGGGCATGGGTTTGCCTTTGCTGATTTTAGGCAGCACGGGCGGTAAGTTTTTACCAAAAGCCGGCGCCTGGATGGATGTAGTCAAAGCCAGTTTTGGTTTCCTGTTATTAGCAGTACCAGTCTGGTTACTCAGCCGTTTCCTGCCTGCTTATGTGGTAGTGATTGCCGCAACTTTAGTCTTGTTAATGCTGGCCGTGTATTTACACCGCTTATCGCAGCAGCTCTCTGCAGGCACCACAGGCCAAAGCGTCAGTTGGATGCTGGCTTTAGTGATAGTGCTGGGCACTACAGGTGCGAACTTATGGTATTGGTTGCCTGGCACTACTGTAGCTCCAGTAGCGGGTCAGGGTGTTGTCACTCAAAACACTGAATTTAAACTGGTAAAAACTTTAGATGAGCTGCAACAAGAAGTGAAAAAATCAGCCGATGCGGGCAAACCTGTGCTGGTCGATTTGTTCGCTGAGTGGTGTGTGGCCTGTAAAGAGTTTGAACACATCACTTTTGCCGATGGCGAAGTCAAAGGCTTAATGGCACAATTTACCTTAATTAAGGTGGATGTGACCCATGCGACCGATCAGGATCAGCAATTGTTGGATCATTTTCAGGTTTTAGGTTTGCCAACTTTGCTGTTATTTGACAAAAACGGCAGCGAATTAACGCAATCTCGCATCACTGGCTTTATGGGACCGAAAGATTTTAGTGCTCATTTAGGCCCAATACTGCAATAA
- the cutA gene encoding divalent-cation tolerance protein CutA — translation MMMELILCNCPDLQVAERITKHLLEQKLAACVNVLPAVQSHYVWQGVLEQSTEIPLLIKARKEDFIEIEQAICALHPYQVPEIIAIAAQQVFAPYLQWVQEVTSRD, via the coding sequence ATGATGATGGAACTGATTTTATGCAATTGTCCTGATTTACAGGTGGCAGAGCGCATAACAAAGCACTTGTTGGAGCAGAAACTGGCGGCTTGTGTTAACGTTTTGCCCGCTGTGCAATCGCATTATGTCTGGCAAGGGGTGTTGGAACAAAGCACTGAAATTCCGTTGTTAATTAAAGCCAGAAAAGAAGATTTTATCGAAATTGAACAGGCTATTTGTGCTTTACACCCGTATCAGGTGCCTGAAATTATTGCCATTGCCGCACAACAAGTATTCGCCCCTTATTTACAGTGGGTTCAAGAGGTAACAAGTCGTGATTAA
- a CDS encoding co-chaperone GroES: protein MNIRPLHDRVIIKRLEAESKSAGGIVLTGASAEKSTRGEVVAVGNGRILENGTVRPLDVKVGDKVIFGAYVERTEKIEGQEYVITKEDNILGVITE, encoded by the coding sequence ATGAATATTCGTCCATTACACGATCGCGTCATCATCAAGCGTTTGGAAGCTGAAAGCAAATCTGCTGGTGGTATTGTGCTGACTGGCGCTTCTGCTGAAAAATCTACTCGTGGTGAAGTGGTTGCAGTTGGCAACGGTCGCATTTTAGAAAACGGTACTGTTCGTCCTTTAGATGTCAAAGTGGGCGACAAAGTGATCTTCGGTGCTTACGTAGAACGCACTGAAAAAATTGAAGGCCAGGAATATGTCATCACCAAAGAAGACAACATCCTTGGCGTCATCACCGAATAA
- the groL gene encoding chaperonin GroEL (60 kDa chaperone family; promotes refolding of misfolded polypeptides especially under stressful conditions; forms two stacked rings of heptamers to form a barrel-shaped 14mer; ends can be capped by GroES; misfolded proteins enter the barrel where they are refolded when GroES binds), whose product MAAKDVRFGDEARNKMLKGVNILANAVRVTLGPKGRNVILDKSFGAPLITKDGVSVAKEIELEDKFENMGAQMVKEVASKANDEAGDGTTTATVLAQNIINEGVKAVAAGMNPMDLKRGIDKAVIAAVEELKALSQPCADTKAIAQVGTISANSDDEIGQIIANAMDKVGKEGVITVEEGQGLANELAVVEGMQFDRGYLSPYFINNPEAGQVELDNPFILTVDKKISNIRELLPVLEGVAKSGKPLLIIAEDLEGEALATLVVNNMRGIVKVSAVKAPGFGDRRKAMLQDIAVLTGGVVISEEIGMELEKATLEDLGTAKRVVITKDNTTIIDGAGEQDAIDGRVKQIRQQVEDATSDYDKEKLQERLAKLAGGVAVIKVGAATEIEMKEKKHRVEDALHATRAAVEEGVVPGGGVALVRVAAKLTELRGINEDQNHGIKIALRAMEAPLRQIVDNAGEEPSVVVNNVKNGSGNYGYNAATGLYGDMLEMGILDPTKVTRSALQFAASVGSLMITTEAMVTELPKKDAPAMPDMGGMGGMGGMM is encoded by the coding sequence ATGGCTGCAAAAGACGTACGTTTTGGCGATGAAGCCCGTAATAAGATGCTCAAAGGCGTCAACATTTTAGCAAACGCAGTGCGCGTTACTTTAGGCCCTAAAGGCCGTAACGTCATTCTGGACAAATCATTTGGTGCACCATTAATCACCAAAGACGGTGTGTCTGTGGCCAAAGAAATCGAGCTGGAAGACAAGTTCGAAAACATGGGCGCACAGATGGTGAAAGAAGTTGCTTCTAAAGCCAATGACGAAGCAGGTGACGGTACTACTACTGCTACTGTGTTAGCGCAAAACATTATCAACGAAGGCGTAAAAGCTGTTGCTGCCGGTATGAATCCAATGGATTTAAAACGTGGTATCGACAAAGCCGTGATCGCTGCTGTTGAAGAATTAAAAGCTTTATCTCAGCCTTGTGCCGACACCAAAGCTATAGCTCAGGTTGGTACTATCTCTGCAAACTCTGACGATGAAATTGGTCAAATCATTGCCAATGCCATGGACAAAGTAGGCAAAGAAGGCGTGATCACTGTTGAAGAAGGCCAGGGCTTAGCCAACGAGCTGGCTGTGGTTGAAGGTATGCAGTTTGACCGTGGTTACCTGTCTCCGTACTTCATCAACAACCCGGAAGCTGGCCAGGTTGAACTGGACAACCCGTTCATCCTGACTGTAGATAAAAAAATCAGCAACATCCGTGAATTACTGCCGGTATTAGAAGGCGTGGCCAAGTCTGGCAAACCACTTTTAATCATCGCTGAAGATTTAGAAGGCGAAGCTTTAGCCACTCTGGTTGTGAACAATATGCGCGGTATCGTCAAAGTGTCTGCGGTCAAAGCGCCAGGTTTCGGTGACCGTCGTAAAGCTATGCTGCAAGACATCGCTGTATTAACTGGTGGTGTAGTGATTTCTGAAGAAATCGGCATGGAACTGGAAAAAGCGACGCTGGAAGATTTAGGTACTGCTAAACGTGTGGTGATCACCAAAGACAACACCACTATCATCGATGGTGCTGGTGAGCAGGACGCTATTGACGGTCGCGTGAAGCAAATCCGTCAACAAGTGGAAGACGCCACTTCAGACTACGACAAAGAAAAACTGCAAGAGCGCCTGGCTAAGTTAGCTGGTGGTGTTGCTGTGATTAAAGTAGGCGCTGCCACTGAAATCGAAATGAAAGAGAAAAAACACCGCGTAGAAGACGCGCTGCACGCAACCCGTGCTGCGGTTGAAGAAGGCGTAGTACCTGGCGGTGGTGTGGCTTTAGTACGTGTAGCTGCCAAACTGACTGAACTGCGTGGCATCAACGAAGACCAGAACCACGGTATCAAAATCGCACTGCGTGCGATGGAAGCCCCTCTGCGTCAAATCGTGGATAACGCTGGTGAAGAGCCATCTGTTGTAGTGAACAACGTGAAAAACGGTTCAGGCAACTACGGTTATAACGCTGCAACCGGCCTGTACGGCGATATGCTGGAAATGGGTATCCTGGATCCAACTAAAGTAACCCGTTCTGCTCTGCAGTTCGCAGCTTCTGTTGGTTCTCTGATGATCACCACCGAAGCTATGGTGACAGAACTGCCGAAGAAAGATGCTCCTGCAATGCCAGATATGGGCGGCATGGGTGGCATGGGCGGCATGATGTAA